A stretch of Vigna angularis cultivar LongXiaoDou No.4 chromosome 4, ASM1680809v1, whole genome shotgun sequence DNA encodes these proteins:
- the LOC108331080 gene encoding uncharacterized protein At5g50100, chloroplastic, giving the protein MALPLRVATAVSVSRNSMPKNPTFISLPYLNCTLKFHNSPSHNPRPNALPTRPHHYIRVISETTVEPEISKKKKNDSPKDWKIKMLYDGDCPLCMREVNMLRERNKSYGTIKFVDIGSDEYSPDENQNIDYETAMGRIHAILSDGTVVTDVEAFRRLYEHVGLGWVYAITKYEPIAKIADSVYGVWAKYRLQVTGRQPIEEILEARKKKGELCKDSNACKM; this is encoded by the exons ATGGCTCTCCCTTTGAGAGTCGCAACTGCTGTTTCTGTTTCACGCAATTCAATGCCCAAAAACCCAACGTTCATTTCACTTCCATATTTGAACTGCACTCTCAAATTCCACAACTCACCTTCTCATAATCCACGCCCCAACGCTCTTCCCACGCGGCCTCACCACTACATTCGAGTCATCAGCGAGACAACTGTGGAACCTGAAATttctaagaagaaaaaaaatgattcgCCAAAAGATTGGAAAATTAAAATGCTCTATGATGGAGATTGTCCCCTCTGCATGCGCGAG GTGAATATGCTAAGAGAGAGAAATAAGAGTTATGGCACAATCAAGTTTGTTGATATTGGTTCTGATGAATACTCTCCCGACGAGAATCAAAACATTGACTACGAAACC GCTATGGGAAGAATTCATGCTATTCTCTCAGATGGAACTGTGGTTACAGATGTTGAG GCGTTTAGGAGATTATATGAACATGTTGGTCTTGGTTGGGTTTATGCAATTACAAAATATGAACCA ATTGCTAAAATTGCTGATTCTGTATATGGTGTCTGGGCTAAATACCGACTTCAAGTTACAG GACGGCAGCCTATAGAAGAAATATTAGAAGCTCGAAAGAAGAAG GGTGAATTATGCAAAGACAGCAATGCTTGCAAGATGTAA
- the LOC108331032 gene encoding snakin-2-like, with translation MASRAFLILGMLLLVCLVKVSSDPKIEEETLEEELLFPNEPLVVKDGNRRLMQEIDCGGLCKSRCSAHSRPNVCNRACGTCCVRCKCVPPGTSGNRELCGTCYTGMTTHGNKTKCP, from the exons ATGGCGTCACGCGCATTTCTTATCTTGGGGATGCTTCTTCTGGTGTGTCTTGTTAAG GTTTCATCTGATCCGAAGATAGAAGAAGAAACACTAGAAGAAGAACTGCTGTTTCCCAATGAACCA CTTGTCGTGAAAGACGGGAACAGAAGGCTAATGCAAGAAATAG ATTGTGGTGGGTTATGCAAATCAAGGTGCAGTGCTCATTCAAGGCCGAACGTGTGTAATAGGGCATGTGGCACGTGCTGTGTGAGGTGCAAGTGTGTCCCACCTGGTACCTCTGGAAATAGGGAACTCTGTGGAACTTGCTACACTGGCATGACCACCCATGGCAACAAGACTAAGTGCCCTTAG